From Ignavibacteria bacterium, the proteins below share one genomic window:
- the miaA gene encoding tRNA (adenosine(37)-N6)-dimethylallyltransferase MiaA, with protein sequence MSKTTKARPKSHILIQEKKVLVLVGPTASGKTLMSEKIADFLPIEIISADSRQIYKHLDIGTAKPPKELLQKIKHHFVDELEPNEGFNAAEFSKRGRKIIEEIFSRKKIPLVLCGTGLYLRALLDGIFEGPSADYEIREKFFKRYQNEGGEKLLNELRAIDADAAKKMLPTNKLRIVRALEVFELTGKPISQLQQEETSAGNFLPIIFGLEWNRKILYDSINKRVEEMLSNDFLDEVEKIQAMGFSSKLNSLQTVGYKEAGAYLRNEISFERMKELVKQNTRRYAKRQLTWFRSDSRIQWIYPRTTEDLSALAKTIVEQFIRH encoded by the coding sequence ATGAGTAAAACTACAAAAGCACGTCCCAAATCCCATATCTTAATTCAGGAAAAAAAAGTTCTTGTTCTCGTAGGACCAACCGCCTCTGGAAAAACACTGATGAGTGAAAAGATTGCAGACTTTCTTCCGATAGAAATTATTTCTGCAGACTCTCGGCAAATCTATAAACATCTAGATATCGGAACAGCAAAACCGCCGAAGGAGTTACTTCAAAAAATCAAACATCATTTTGTTGATGAATTGGAACCGAACGAAGGTTTCAACGCGGCAGAATTTTCAAAACGTGGTCGAAAAATTATTGAAGAAATATTTTCTCGAAAGAAAATTCCACTTGTACTTTGCGGAACTGGATTATATTTGCGCGCATTGCTAGATGGAATTTTCGAAGGACCATCAGCCGATTATGAAATTCGTGAGAAATTTTTTAAGCGTTATCAAAACGAAGGAGGCGAAAAACTACTCAATGAATTACGCGCGATTGATGCTGATGCGGCAAAAAAAATGCTTCCGACAAACAAACTTCGCATTGTTCGAGCGTTAGAAGTTTTTGAACTGACGGGAAAACCGATTTCACAACTTCAACAAGAAGAAACGAGCGCAGGAAATTTCCTTCCAATTATATTTGGATTAGAGTGGAATAGAAAAATTTTATACGACAGCATAAACAAGCGAGTGGAAGAAATGTTATCAAATGATTTTCTCGATGAAGTAGAAAAAATACAAGCGATGGGATTTTCTTCCAAACTCAATTCACTTCAAACAGTTGGTTATAAAGAAGCAGGTGCGTATTTGCGTAATGAAATTTCTTTCGAACGAATGAAAGAATTGGTGAAGCAAAATACTCGCCGCTATGCAAAAAGGCAACTGACGTGGTTTCGCAGTGATTCGAGAATTCAATGGATTTATCCAAGAACGACAGAAGATTTATCGGCATTGGCGAAAACTATTGTAGAACAATTCATTCGGCATTGA